The sequence below is a genomic window from Calditrichota bacterium.
TGCAGGGGCGCGTAGGCGATCTTGAAACGGTTGGTGCCCAGCGAGCGCAGCGGCCCAACGGTTTCCTCGCCCCTCCATGCCCGCACCACCCATTGGCTGTCGGCGCGCAGGTAGTGTAGAGGCTCTCCGGCGCCAACATAGGGCTGCGAGCTGGCCACGATGCGATAGTCGGCGTCGATGATGTGCACGGCCTGCAACTGGGCGTCGCGGCGCAGACGCAGCAACTCGAGCGCCAGCAGCGTGCGATCTTCACCGCTGAGGTAGTCGATGCCCTGCCGTTCCAACGAGCGGCTGGCCAGGCGCGCCACCGTTTCCAATCGCTTGCCCAGCTCACCGTCCAGGTAGCGCGTCATCCGTTTGACAAAGAGCCAACTGGCAGCATTGAGCCCGATGAGCACCAGGAGCGTGGCGCCTAACACCGCGGCGACGAACATGCGCCGTCGGCGGACGGTGGACTGCTGCACGCCGCTGAGCTCGCTCAGAGGCGAGGTGTGCGCGGCATTCTCTCGCCAAACAGAGCGAGCCATTCCGCCATTTCCTCCTCACTGAGCTCGCGGCCGAACTTGTGATCGGCAAGGTCTTCGCCGCGCGGCCGCTTGTCCATCCTCTTGAGGAACTGCGCGGGCGACAGTACCGACGTGCCGCGCTCTCGTGCCACATCCCCCAGGCGTCGGTCGGCACTCACCAGGGTCACACTGCGGGGGTGTGCCTCGTTATGCAGCAGATGTTCGATGAGCGAGTCGGCGGTCTGCGGTGGACGCGAAAAGAGCACGCGTACCCCCGGCGGGGCCGCTCGCGCATCTTCCACCGGGTGCACCTGCGCGCCATCGAACACGACCACCAGCTCGAGGTTGCGATTGCTTACGTAAGAGCAAAGCCGTTGCAGGAGGGCAATGCGCGCGCTGCCAAGGTCCTGCTTCAGTCGCGCCGCAAGGTCGGGCACTGCATGAATCATGTTGTAGCCGTCAATGATGACCTTTGGCCTGGCCATGAGTGGTCTCTCCGCCCATGTCTTGCTCGGCGTGGTAAGCCTGGCGCAGGCGATGTTCCTGCGTCCGGGACAGGTCGATGATGTGCACCACGCGCCAGCCTTGGCGCACCAGCTCTTCGGCGATGAAGCGGCGGTGGCAGCGGAAGAAGAGCGCTTCCGAACACATCACCGCGGTGGGCAGCCCGTCGGCCAAAGTCTTCAGTTCCGCCAGCGCCGCGCCAAACTCTGGTGTCTGGACGTAGCCCTGGTAGCCGCCGCTGCGGAAACCACCCAAGCCCTCGCCCAGCCACCGATAGTCGA
It includes:
- a CDS encoding NYN domain-containing protein, with translation MARPKVIIDGYNMIHAVPDLAARLKQDLGSARIALLQRLCSYVSNRNLELVVVFDGAQVHPVEDARAAPPGVRVLFSRPPQTADSLIEHLLHNEAHPRSVTLVSADRRLGDVARERGTSVLSPAQFLKRMDKRPRGEDLADHKFGRELSEEEMAEWLALFGERMPRTPRL